A region of Thermotoga sp. Mc24 DNA encodes the following proteins:
- a CDS encoding DMT family transporter yields MTLERLFAWLVVVFWGISFLATKVVVQVLDPFFAGFLRFSLAFFFLFFISGGKPRLFNRNIVMAGFWGVFSYFAFENSALMFTEPTNAAIIVSSAPVFFLLFSHLVQKKKTTSKMYLGVILSFLGVALVVLNGRFVLKLNPLGDLLAFGAALSWVFYTHHIERLGSLSFRENAGIMFWGVVFFLPFSVGKFWRINEMDLSVAISLLYLGLVCSGLAYFLWNRAIERLGSRTTTNMIYYIPVVTAVAEHLLKLKLPSALLVGGVVFVIIGLLIFEREVQYETENSARGMRKNRAEETRPSVD; encoded by the coding sequence ATGACCTTGGAAAGACTCTTCGCGTGGCTCGTGGTGGTGTTCTGGGGGATCTCTTTTCTTGCCACTAAAGTGGTTGTTCAGGTTCTGGATCCGTTCTTTGCGGGTTTTCTGAGGTTCAGCCTTGCCTTTTTCTTTCTTTTTTTCATATCAGGTGGAAAACCGAGGCTTTTCAATCGAAATATCGTGATGGCTGGTTTCTGGGGAGTGTTCAGTTACTTTGCGTTTGAAAATTCCGCTCTCATGTTCACAGAGCCCACCAACGCAGCGATCATAGTGTCTTCAGCTCCTGTATTCTTTCTCCTTTTCTCGCATCTCGTTCAGAAAAAGAAAACCACTTCGAAGATGTACCTGGGTGTGATCCTGTCCTTTCTCGGGGTGGCCCTCGTCGTTTTGAACGGCAGGTTCGTTCTGAAACTGAATCCCCTCGGAGACCTTCTCGCTTTCGGTGCAGCTCTGTCGTGGGTTTTCTACACTCACCACATAGAAAGACTCGGAAGTCTCTCTTTCAGAGAAAACGCGGGGATCATGTTCTGGGGTGTTGTGTTCTTTCTTCCCTTCTCAGTCGGGAAGTTCTGGCGGATAAACGAGATGGACCTTTCCGTTGCGATTTCACTTCTGTATCTGGGACTCGTCTGCTCGGGCCTTGCTTACTTTCTCTGGAACAGAGCCATAGAGAGATTGGGAAGCAGAACGACAACGAACATGATATACTACATACCAGTTGTAACGGCCGTGGCGGAACACCTGTTGAAACTGAAACTTCCCTCCGCTCTCCTTGTGGGAGGAGTTGTGTTTGTAATAATTGGTCTTTTGATCTTCGAAAGGGAGGTTCAGTATGAAACTGAGAATAGCGCTCGTGGGATGCGGAAGAATCGGGCAGAAGAAACACGTCCCAGCGTTGATTGA
- a CDS encoding rhomboid family intramembrane serine protease: MRKRAVYFILLFNAFIFVMMTFSGVFSNRDPILQMLLLLRYGAQYGPRVDAGDWFRLITALFVHGGILHILFNSYALYYFGLIVEDIYGTEKFLVGYFFTGIVGNLATHVFYHDTISVGASGAIFGLIGILFAAGFRKDTPFFMKPVTGMSLLPIILINVVYGFLPGTNINNAAHLGGFLSGMLLGYTMRPFSWKRRTLWRVLAIVVVSLVVLSYVFLIRQIPEIDEAIRRFKAG; the protein is encoded by the coding sequence ATGAGAAAACGGGCTGTCTATTTCATTCTGCTCTTCAACGCGTTCATATTCGTGATGATGACTTTCTCTGGTGTTTTCTCAAACAGGGATCCTATCCTTCAGATGCTTCTTCTGTTGAGATACGGGGCCCAGTACGGTCCCAGAGTCGATGCGGGAGACTGGTTCAGGTTGATCACCGCCCTGTTCGTCCACGGAGGAATACTCCACATACTGTTCAATTCATACGCGCTTTACTACTTTGGCCTGATCGTGGAGGATATATACGGAACGGAGAAGTTCCTGGTCGGTTATTTCTTCACCGGAATCGTGGGTAATCTGGCAACGCACGTGTTCTACCACGACACAATCTCCGTCGGGGCTAGTGGTGCCATCTTTGGCCTCATCGGAATACTCTTCGCGGCGGGTTTTCGAAAGGACACACCCTTCTTCATGAAACCTGTGACCGGCATGTCGCTTCTTCCCATCATTCTGATCAACGTTGTGTACGGATTTCTCCCGGGCACGAACATCAACAACGCGGCTCATCTTGGAGGTTTCCTGTCTGGAATGCTTCTTGGATACACGATGAGACCCTTCTCGTGGAAAAGGAGGACCCTCTGGAGGGTCCTCGCGATAGTCGTCGTTTCGCTCGTCGTTCTCTCTTACGTTTTCCTGATTAGACAGATCCCGGAGATCGACGAAGCGATCAGAAGGTTCAAAGCAGGATGA
- a CDS encoding putative manganese-dependent inorganic diphosphatase — translation MERVYVIGHKNPDTDSVCSAIGYAHFKNNVEKGKTFIPARSGDLTNESLFVLKYFGMNPPLLIETLEPTVEDLELKNPIFVPPDTSVYDVAMLMESKGIKNVPVVSEEKMIGVVTESNLARVYVRRLKIEPLVIHPVPFDQLVRVLKAEVVCDYMKEKIVAGKVHIAVDALHVLLGKVEIGDVVIVGDNEPAQIALLEKGARLMIVVNNAPVSNRVLEIAKEKNAAIVRVKFDAFGAAKLINLSLPVTLVMSKKFPTVTKKDTLEEVKEIVFTSKIRAAFVEDEKGKLCGVITRTDLLKDVKKKVILVDHNEITQAPEGVEKAEILEIIDHHRLGGLSTLNPVFFYNEPVGSTSTIVAEFFLKNGAKMEREIAGILLSGIVSDTLFFKLSTTTEKDKKMANFLADVAKLDLEKFAKKLLKEGMKIPEDVDPVELLKRDVKVYEIGEESFAVSQIMTSDFSTLLKERERFMNALKSLKGEFGVNHFFVLFTNPVEEASLVMVEGDQKLVEKAFNVERKDDLFLLKGVMSRKKDFVPKIGEVLRKER, via the coding sequence TTGGAAAGAGTGTACGTGATAGGCCACAAAAACCCGGATACCGATAGCGTGTGCTCTGCAATAGGGTACGCACACTTCAAAAACAATGTGGAAAAGGGAAAAACATTCATTCCAGCTCGGAGCGGCGATCTCACGAACGAGTCCCTCTTCGTGCTCAAATATTTCGGAATGAATCCACCCCTCCTCATTGAAACGCTCGAACCTACCGTTGAAGATCTCGAGCTGAAAAATCCCATTTTCGTCCCTCCGGACACTTCCGTCTACGACGTGGCCATGCTCATGGAAAGCAAAGGAATAAAGAACGTCCCGGTGGTTTCAGAAGAGAAAATGATAGGGGTGGTCACCGAGAGTAACCTCGCCAGGGTTTATGTGAGGAGGTTGAAAATCGAACCACTGGTTATTCATCCTGTTCCATTCGATCAGCTCGTCAGGGTGTTGAAAGCAGAGGTCGTGTGTGACTACATGAAGGAAAAAATCGTGGCCGGAAAGGTTCACATAGCGGTGGATGCACTTCACGTACTCCTGGGAAAAGTGGAGATAGGTGACGTGGTGATCGTGGGAGACAATGAACCAGCCCAGATCGCACTCCTGGAAAAGGGAGCGAGACTCATGATAGTCGTGAACAACGCTCCAGTATCAAACAGGGTGCTTGAAATAGCAAAGGAAAAGAACGCTGCCATTGTGAGAGTAAAATTCGACGCGTTCGGCGCGGCAAAGCTCATAAACCTTTCACTTCCTGTGACCCTCGTGATGAGCAAGAAATTCCCCACAGTGACGAAAAAAGACACGCTTGAGGAAGTAAAAGAGATCGTCTTCACCTCGAAGATAAGAGCAGCGTTCGTAGAAGACGAGAAAGGGAAACTCTGTGGTGTTATAACGAGGACGGATCTGCTCAAAGATGTGAAGAAAAAGGTGATTCTCGTGGACCACAACGAGATCACCCAGGCACCCGAAGGAGTCGAGAAAGCGGAAATCCTCGAGATCATAGACCATCACAGACTCGGTGGTCTGAGCACGCTGAATCCTGTGTTTTTCTACAACGAACCCGTCGGAAGCACTTCAACAATAGTGGCAGAGTTCTTCTTGAAAAACGGTGCGAAGATGGAGAGGGAGATAGCCGGAATTCTGCTTTCAGGCATAGTCTCCGATACGCTCTTCTTCAAACTTTCCACGACTACAGAGAAAGACAAGAAGATGGCGAATTTCTTAGCTGACGTTGCCAAGCTCGATCTGGAAAAATTCGCGAAGAAATTACTGAAAGAAGGGATGAAAATACCGGAAGACGTCGACCCTGTTGAACTCTTGAAACGCGATGTGAAAGTTTACGAGATAGGCGAAGAATCCTTCGCCGTCTCTCAAATAATGACGTCGGACTTTTCAACGCTTTTGAAAGAAAGAGAACGTTTCATGAACGCTTTGAAATCTCTCAAGGGAGAATTCGGTGTTAATCACTTCTTTGTGCTCTTCACGAATCCAGTGGAAGAAGCAAGCCTTGTTATGGTGGAGGGAGATCAAAAACTCGTGGAAAAAGCCTTCAACGTGGAAAGAAAAGACGACCTCTTTCTTTTGAAGGGGGTTATGTCCAGAAAAAAGGACTTCGTTCCCAAGATCGGTGAGGTGCTGAGAAAGGAGAGATGA
- a CDS encoding B12-binding domain-containing radical SAM protein codes for MRRPRRPQDFLEYEKVLKFRESERQIEETETKGDIRVALVVPSSYEVATSGLAFHYIQKLLNSHPRIRCERFFYDEAFKKFYSLETQTPIDEFYIWLFSVSFENDFLNLLDILKKKDVPLLWKERKDYHPLIIAGGAVTYLNEEFLIPVADAVYYGELEKYLDLFTEALTGETKQEILSSLSGIPAVEVPSLKEHTEIAAGVDLNDFLPHSSVVPSLGVFPGKLLVEVGRGCIRRCAFCIFGKNLKPARFVKPERFEELVRNTPYREYGLISATITDYPWLEDLLDIVEKYQLRISVSSLRLDRLSGRLLRVLKDSGQRSFTIAPEAGSQRIRDILQKDITDGQIEDALKLAKELGFDRVKMYFIYGLEEETEEDLEAFKKLGDLAVRLGYREVHMSFNPLIPKPGTEFEKRKMEPVDVLREKEKILKNLLKNFRVDFESIRESVIQYTIAHARKEEIESWLKFFEKSDKKLLGKLIYEEGRKRLC; via the coding sequence TTGAGAAGGCCGAGAAGACCTCAAGACTTTTTGGAATATGAGAAGGTGTTGAAATTCAGAGAAAGTGAGAGACAAATTGAGGAAACAGAGACAAAGGGCGACATTCGAGTCGCCCTTGTTGTTCCCTCCAGCTACGAAGTAGCGACCTCTGGACTCGCTTTCCACTACATCCAGAAACTCCTCAACTCCCATCCAAGGATCAGGTGTGAGAGATTCTTCTACGACGAGGCTTTCAAGAAGTTCTACTCTCTCGAAACGCAAACTCCGATAGATGAGTTCTACATATGGCTTTTTTCCGTGAGCTTCGAGAACGATTTTTTAAATCTCCTCGATATTTTGAAGAAAAAAGACGTTCCCCTTCTCTGGAAAGAAAGAAAAGATTATCATCCTCTCATAATAGCTGGTGGGGCGGTCACCTATTTGAACGAAGAATTCCTCATTCCGGTGGCGGATGCCGTCTACTACGGTGAGCTGGAAAAATACCTGGATCTGTTCACGGAAGCCCTCACGGGAGAAACGAAGCAGGAAATCTTGAGTTCTCTTTCCGGGATCCCCGCCGTGGAGGTTCCCTCTCTGAAAGAACACACCGAAATAGCAGCAGGAGTCGATCTGAACGATTTTTTGCCTCACTCCAGCGTTGTTCCATCGCTGGGTGTCTTTCCCGGAAAACTTCTGGTCGAGGTGGGAAGGGGATGTATAAGGCGCTGTGCTTTCTGCATATTTGGAAAGAATCTGAAGCCGGCAAGGTTCGTGAAACCTGAAAGGTTCGAAGAGCTGGTGAGAAACACTCCATACAGAGAATATGGCCTTATAAGCGCCACCATAACCGATTACCCCTGGCTCGAGGATCTCCTCGATATAGTGGAGAAATATCAACTGAGGATCTCAGTTTCTTCCCTGAGACTCGACCGTCTTTCGGGAAGATTGCTCAGGGTTCTCAAAGACTCCGGTCAGAGATCTTTTACGATCGCCCCAGAGGCGGGATCGCAGCGAATCAGGGATATTCTGCAAAAGGACATCACCGATGGACAGATAGAGGACGCCCTGAAACTGGCAAAGGAACTGGGGTTCGACAGGGTGAAGATGTACTTCATCTACGGACTCGAAGAAGAAACGGAGGAAGATCTTGAAGCCTTCAAGAAACTCGGAGATCTCGCGGTTCGGCTCGGATACAGGGAGGTCCACATGAGTTTCAATCCACTCATTCCAAAGCCGGGAACGGAATTCGAAAAAAGAAAAATGGAACCGGTTGATGTTCTGAGAGAAAAAGAAAAAATTCTGAAGAACCTGCTCAAGAACTTCAGAGTCGACTTTGAGAGCATCAGAGAATCTGTGATTCAGTACACGATCGCACACGCCAGAAAGGAAGAGATAGAAAGCTGGCTGAAATTCTTCGAAAAATCGGATAAAAAATTACTTGGTAAGTTGATTTACGAAGAGGGGAGGAAAAGACTGTGTTGA
- the tilS gene encoding tRNA lysidine(34) synthetase TilS: MKEEKLLEEGEHVLVAVSGGIDSMTLLYVLKKFSLPLKITVTAAHLDHRIRESSKRDREFVEKICRQWNVPVEIAEVDVPSLWRDSGKTLEEIAREIRYDFLKKTAEKVGATKIALAHHKNDLLETVVHRLVRGTGPLGLACISPKREEFIRPLLVFKRSEIEEYARKNGVPYVVDETNYDVKYTRNFIRHRIIPLMKELNPTVEDAVYRLVSVTHLLRNFVERTVQDFVEKNVCFYEDYAVFNEPEDPFLFLEVTRWVLKEMYGRIPEYEKLIETLKSKRVDLWSGTFVERSFGYTAVGKTVFRKKYRVEVKDESLEIEGFKIRVVKNRDTMKFWVRNRKEGDRIIVNGRERKLKDVFIEKKVPTFYRDRVPLLVDERDRILWVPGIARSDFLPEDVVVELLEYPVGYVKGGTYFEQV, from the coding sequence TTGAAGGAAGAAAAGCTGCTTGAAGAAGGAGAACACGTGTTGGTAGCAGTCTCCGGCGGAATAGATTCGATGACCCTCCTGTACGTTCTGAAAAAATTCTCCCTCCCTTTGAAAATAACGGTCACAGCGGCTCACCTCGATCACAGGATAAGAGAGTCTTCCAAAAGGGACAGGGAGTTTGTGGAAAAGATCTGTCGCCAGTGGAACGTTCCTGTAGAAATAGCAGAGGTGGATGTTCCTTCCCTCTGGAGAGATTCGGGTAAGACACTGGAAGAGATCGCAAGAGAGATAAGATATGATTTTCTGAAGAAAACAGCAGAGAAAGTCGGTGCCACGAAGATCGCCCTCGCACATCACAAGAACGATCTTCTGGAAACGGTCGTCCACAGGCTGGTAAGAGGAACAGGCCCTCTCGGTCTTGCCTGCATTTCTCCAAAAAGAGAAGAGTTCATCAGACCTCTTCTTGTCTTCAAGAGGTCTGAAATAGAAGAGTACGCCAGGAAGAACGGTGTTCCATACGTCGTTGACGAAACCAACTACGATGTCAAATACACGAGAAACTTCATCAGGCACAGAATAATTCCCCTCATGAAAGAATTGAACCCCACCGTGGAGGATGCTGTCTATAGACTGGTTTCTGTCACCCATTTGCTGAGAAATTTCGTTGAAAGAACCGTGCAGGATTTTGTCGAAAAAAATGTCTGTTTCTACGAAGATTACGCTGTATTCAATGAACCGGAAGATCCTTTTCTCTTCCTCGAAGTCACAAGATGGGTGTTGAAAGAGATGTACGGAAGAATTCCGGAATATGAAAAGCTGATCGAAACTTTGAAATCGAAGAGAGTGGATCTCTGGAGCGGGACTTTCGTCGAGCGATCTTTCGGTTATACGGCCGTAGGGAAGACCGTTTTCAGGAAAAAATACCGGGTTGAGGTGAAAGATGAATCGCTGGAGATAGAAGGGTTTAAAATAAGAGTGGTGAAGAACAGAGACACTATGAAATTTTGGGTCAGAAACAGAAAAGAAGGTGATAGAATAATAGTCAACGGCAGAGAGAGAAAATTGAAAGATGTTTTCATCGAGAAGAAAGTCCCAACTTTCTACAGAGACAGGGTTCCTCTCCTCGTCGATGAAAGAGATCGGATTCTCTGGGTCCCGGGAATCGCCCGATCAGACTTTTTGCCAGAAGATGTGGTTGTGGAACTCCTGGAATACCCTGTCGGTTATGTGAAAGGAGGTACGTATTTTGAACAGGTCTAA
- a CDS encoding thioesterase family protein, giving the protein MMDFDFLEGKRITEDVALDETMVWNEDIEMLDLHLVATSALIGVVHRVSYELLSRYLPDDYTAVVVESLVRHVKAVSTGTRVAVGVRVIGVVGNRVKFRGIVMSGDEKILEAEFVRAIVPREKLRRLALEKAEKTSRLFGI; this is encoded by the coding sequence ATGATGGATTTTGATTTCCTTGAGGGGAAAAGGATCACAGAAGATGTGGCTCTCGACGAAACTATGGTGTGGAACGAAGACATCGAGATGCTCGATCTCCATCTCGTCGCGACTTCAGCTTTGATAGGGGTAGTTCACAGGGTGTCGTACGAGCTTTTGAGCAGGTATCTTCCCGACGATTACACGGCGGTTGTGGTGGAGAGCCTGGTAAGACACGTAAAGGCCGTCTCAACGGGGACGAGAGTCGCTGTTGGAGTCAGGGTGATTGGAGTTGTGGGAAACAGGGTGAAGTTCAGAGGAATCGTGATGAGCGGTGACGAAAAGATACTGGAGGCTGAATTCGTCAGAGCGATAGTTCCCAGGGAAAAGCTCCGGAGGTTAGCCCTTGAGAAGGCCGAGAAGACCTCAAGACTTTTTGGAATATGA
- a CDS encoding nucleotide sugar dehydrogenase codes for MLKEKLLSKTALLGVIGLGYVGLPLAVEKAKAGYRVLGFDIQKKRVDMVNRGENYIGDVVDEDLKDLVEKGMIRATTDFSEMKNCDVVTICVPTPLGKYKEPDLTYVINTAKEIAKYLHREMLVVLESTTYPGTTEEVVLPILESTGLKVGKDFYLAFSPERVDPGNKIYKTKNTPKVVGGVTEKCTELAKILYENVLEAPVHTVSSPRAAEMAKVLENTFRLVNISLINEVAIVARRMGINIWEVIDAAATKPFGFMPFYPGPGAGGHCIPIDPFYLAYKAKEYDVRLDLVEMAGEINDFMPEYVVMRVQDILNERKKPLNGSKVLLLGVAYKGDIDDTRESPALKVWDHLEKKKAVVEFFDPYVPEVKRGDRIHRRVELTEEYLKGVDIVVITTAHKNGVDYDFVVKNAPVVFDTKNITKDVKENRDKIILL; via the coding sequence GTGTTGAAAGAAAAACTTCTGAGCAAAACGGCCCTTCTCGGAGTGATCGGCCTCGGGTACGTGGGACTCCCGCTCGCCGTTGAAAAGGCAAAAGCGGGGTACAGAGTGCTTGGATTCGACATACAGAAGAAGAGGGTCGACATGGTGAACCGCGGGGAAAACTACATAGGAGACGTGGTCGACGAAGACCTCAAAGATCTCGTGGAAAAAGGTATGATCAGGGCCACCACAGATTTTTCCGAGATGAAGAACTGCGACGTCGTCACGATATGCGTTCCAACACCGCTCGGGAAGTACAAGGAACCCGACCTCACCTACGTCATAAATACTGCAAAGGAGATTGCAAAGTACCTCCACAGAGAAATGCTGGTCGTTCTGGAGAGCACCACCTACCCGGGAACCACCGAAGAAGTCGTCTTGCCCATACTGGAATCCACCGGGCTGAAAGTCGGGAAGGATTTCTATCTCGCCTTCAGTCCTGAAAGGGTGGATCCCGGAAACAAAATTTACAAAACGAAGAACACACCGAAGGTGGTCGGTGGTGTGACGGAAAAATGCACGGAGCTTGCGAAGATCCTCTATGAAAACGTACTCGAGGCACCCGTTCACACCGTCTCTTCACCGAGGGCGGCGGAGATGGCGAAGGTGCTCGAGAACACCTTCAGACTGGTCAACATCTCCCTCATAAACGAAGTGGCCATCGTCGCGCGAAGAATGGGAATCAACATCTGGGAAGTGATAGACGCTGCTGCAACAAAGCCCTTTGGATTCATGCCCTTCTATCCCGGACCTGGTGCGGGAGGGCACTGCATCCCGATAGATCCCTTCTACCTCGCTTACAAAGCGAAGGAGTACGACGTGAGGCTCGACCTCGTGGAGATGGCCGGTGAAATAAACGACTTCATGCCCGAGTACGTGGTGATGAGAGTTCAGGACATCCTGAACGAGAGAAAGAAACCTTTGAACGGCTCGAAAGTGCTTCTTCTTGGAGTCGCGTACAAGGGTGATATAGACGACACGAGGGAGTCGCCTGCGCTGAAGGTCTGGGACCACCTCGAAAAGAAGAAAGCGGTAGTTGAATTCTTCGATCCTTACGTTCCGGAAGTGAAGAGAGGAGACAGGATTCACCGACGGGTCGAACTCACTGAAGAGTACCTGAAAGGCGTGGACATCGTGGTGATCACGACCGCCCACAAGAACGGAGTTGATTACGACTTCGTTGTGAAGAACGCGCCCGTGGTCTTCGACACCAAAAACATCACAAAAGACGTGAAAGAAAACAGAGACAAGATCATCCTGCTTTGA
- a CDS encoding Gfo/Idh/MocA family protein, giving the protein MKLRIALVGCGRIGQKKHVPALIEARDLFETVVVCDLVEERANRAAEQFERSGLRRPETTTNYRELLKREDVDVISIATESGKHYQITMEALEAGKHVLVEKPMALSTKHMNEMVELSKRKNLKLGVFFQNRFNPPVQEVRKKLDSGAFGKIFYASVAVRWNRNEDYYKQASWRGTWEMDGGVLMNQSTHAIDLLQWFLGGEIEEIYGHIANTNHPYIEAEDEGFAIVKFKGGKTGLIEATSNVFPRNLEETLAIFGEKGTVVIGGLAVNRILTWRFEGEEGHPFMNLPDPDTVYGDSHKYVYRDFYEAVTNDRKPYISGEDGKKAVEIVLGIYRSFLEGRPVKYPFDFSTEEMKGVKL; this is encoded by the coding sequence ATGAAACTGAGAATAGCGCTCGTGGGATGCGGAAGAATCGGGCAGAAGAAACACGTCCCAGCGTTGATTGAAGCACGAGATCTGTTCGAAACGGTGGTGGTGTGTGATCTTGTGGAAGAAAGGGCAAACCGCGCCGCTGAACAGTTCGAAAGATCGGGCTTGAGAAGACCCGAGACAACGACGAATTACAGAGAGCTCCTCAAAAGAGAAGACGTAGACGTGATCTCCATAGCCACCGAGAGTGGAAAACACTACCAGATCACCATGGAGGCGCTCGAAGCCGGAAAACACGTCCTCGTGGAAAAACCCATGGCCCTTTCGACAAAGCACATGAACGAGATGGTAGAACTCTCGAAGCGAAAGAATCTAAAACTCGGTGTTTTCTTCCAGAACAGATTCAATCCACCCGTTCAGGAAGTGAGGAAAAAACTCGATTCGGGGGCGTTTGGAAAGATCTTCTACGCGTCTGTCGCCGTGAGGTGGAACAGAAACGAGGATTACTACAAACAGGCGAGCTGGAGAGGTACCTGGGAGATGGACGGCGGGGTCCTGATGAACCAGTCCACGCACGCCATAGATCTTCTTCAGTGGTTCCTCGGAGGAGAGATAGAGGAGATCTACGGGCACATAGCGAACACGAATCACCCGTACATAGAGGCGGAAGACGAAGGTTTCGCCATCGTGAAGTTCAAAGGCGGGAAGACGGGCCTGATAGAAGCAACGAGCAACGTGTTTCCGAGAAACCTAGAAGAGACACTCGCTATCTTCGGTGAGAAAGGAACGGTGGTCATCGGCGGACTCGCCGTCAACAGGATCCTCACCTGGAGATTCGAAGGGGAAGAGGGTCATCCGTTCATGAATCTACCGGATCCGGACACGGTGTACGGAGACAGTCACAAGTACGTGTACAGAGATTTCTACGAGGCCGTGACGAACGACAGGAAGCCTTACATCTCTGGAGAAGACGGCAAAAAAGCGGTGGAGATAGTCCTTGGAATATACAGGTCTTTCCTGGAAGGAAGACCGGTGAAGTACCCCTTCGACTTCTCCACAGAAGAGATGAAAGGAGTAAAGCTTTGA
- the ftsH gene encoding ATP-dependent zinc metalloprotease FtsH, whose protein sequence is MNRSNIWNLLFTILIIVTLFWLARFFYVESSPVSKLSYTSFAQMVEDEKSVVSEVVIRDDGVLRVYTKDGRVYEVDAPWAVNDSQLIEKLVSKGIKVSGERSGSSSFWINVLGTLIPTILFIVVWLFIMRSLSGRNNQAFTFTKSRATMYKPSGNKRITFRDVGGAEEAIEELREVVEFLKDPSKFNRIGARMPKGILLVGPPGTGKTLLARAVAGEANVPFFHISGSDFVELFVGVGAARVRDLFAQAKAHAPCIVFIDEIDAVGRHRGAGLGGGHDEREQTLNQLLVEMDGFDSKEGIIVMAATNRPDILDPALLRPGRFDKKIVVDPPDMLGRKKILEIHTRNKPLAEDVNLEIIAKRTPGFVGADLENLVNEAALLAAREGRDKITMKDFEEAIDRVIAGPARKSKLISPKEKRIIAYHEAGHAVVSTVVPNGEPVHRISIIPRGYKALGYTLHLPEEDKYLVTKSELLDKLTALLGGRAAEEVVFGDVTSGAANDIERATEIARNMVCQLGMSEELGPLAWGKEEQEVFLGKEITRLRNYSEEVASKIDEEVKKIVTNCYERAKEIIRKYRKQLDNIVEILLEKETIEGDELRSILSEEFEKVVE, encoded by the coding sequence TTGAACAGGTCTAACATCTGGAATCTACTGTTCACGATTCTCATAATAGTAACACTCTTCTGGCTCGCCAGATTTTTCTACGTCGAAAGCTCACCTGTGTCCAAACTGAGTTACACGAGTTTTGCTCAAATGGTCGAGGACGAAAAAAGCGTGGTTTCAGAAGTTGTGATCAGAGACGACGGGGTGCTGAGAGTTTACACCAAAGACGGCAGAGTTTACGAAGTGGACGCTCCGTGGGCTGTGAACGATTCGCAGCTCATAGAAAAACTGGTTTCGAAGGGAATAAAAGTCTCGGGAGAGAGAAGCGGAAGCAGTTCTTTCTGGATAAACGTCCTCGGCACTCTCATACCGACGATTCTCTTCATTGTCGTGTGGCTCTTCATCATGAGGAGCCTCTCCGGAAGGAACAATCAGGCGTTCACTTTCACAAAGAGCAGGGCAACGATGTACAAACCCTCTGGGAACAAGAGAATCACTTTCAGGGACGTTGGAGGAGCGGAAGAAGCTATAGAGGAACTCAGAGAGGTAGTTGAATTTCTGAAAGATCCCTCTAAATTCAACAGGATCGGTGCAAGAATGCCCAAAGGGATCCTCCTTGTAGGGCCTCCGGGTACCGGTAAAACGCTCCTTGCGAGGGCAGTTGCGGGCGAAGCGAACGTACCGTTCTTCCACATCAGCGGTTCTGACTTCGTGGAGCTCTTTGTCGGAGTCGGTGCCGCGAGGGTGAGAGATCTGTTTGCACAGGCGAAGGCTCACGCTCCCTGCATCGTCTTCATCGATGAGATCGATGCCGTTGGAAGGCACAGGGGAGCGGGACTTGGAGGAGGACACGATGAGAGGGAACAGACCCTGAACCAGCTCCTCGTGGAGATGGATGGATTCGATTCGAAAGAGGGCATCATAGTCATGGCGGCCACAAACAGGCCCGATATCCTGGACCCTGCACTTTTGAGGCCCGGAAGATTCGACAAGAAAATCGTGGTCGATCCACCTGACATGCTCGGAAGAAAGAAGATACTCGAGATTCACACGAGAAACAAGCCACTCGCGGAAGACGTGAACCTGGAGATCATAGCGAAGAGAACGCCGGGATTCGTCGGGGCGGATCTGGAAAACCTCGTAAACGAGGCGGCGCTTCTTGCGGCGAGAGAGGGTAGAGACAAGATAACAATGAAGGATTTCGAGGAAGCCATAGACAGGGTGATAGCCGGACCCGCAAGAAAGTCGAAGCTGATAAGCCCGAAGGAAAAGCGCATCATAGCGTACCATGAGGCGGGACACGCCGTGGTATCCACCGTGGTTCCAAACGGGGAACCCGTTCACAGAATCTCCATAATCCCCAGGGGATACAAAGCACTCGGATACACGCTTCATCTCCCTGAAGAGGATAAGTACCTCGTTACGAAGAGTGAACTTCTCGACAAGCTCACGGCGTTGCTTGGAGGCAGGGCAGCGGAAGAGGTGGTCTTTGGCGATGTGACGAGTGGAGCAGCCAACGACATAGAGAGGGCCACGGAAATTGCGAGAAACATGGTCTGTCAGCTGGGAATGAGTGAAGAACTCGGACCCCTCGCCTGGGGGAAGGAAGAGCAGGAAGTCTTTCTTGGAAAAGAGATCACACGGCTCAGAAACTACAGTGAAGAGGTAGCGAGCAAAATCGACGAAGAAGTGAAAAAGATAGTGACGAACTGCTACGAGAGGGCGAAGGAGATAATAAGGAAATACAGAAAACAGCTGGACAACATCGTGGAAATACTGCTGGAGAAAGAAACGATAGAGGGAGACGAGCTGAGGAGTATTCTGTCTGAAGAGTTCGAAAAGGTGGTGGAATGA